TTCATAATACGCAAATTATTTCTAAAAATACACACAAGCTAATATCACACCCAAGGTAGACGCCAATCATGACAAGCCAAGAGAGGGTTACGATGGTCTCTTCCGCCTCTGtggatttaaaggacatctgcagcgtcattaacacttatcccctatccacagcataggggaaaagtgtttgatcgcgggggtctgactgctgtgatctcctgtacggggccgcggctgtcccgtgcagggggtgtaccagccgcagcatgacgttgcagccggcacgcctcctccatacatctctatgggagaggtagcGTTTGTGCCTCTCCGCCTGCcccaatagaactgtattgggacggggGCGTCACCTTCGACCTCTatgtcgacgctacgcgccttagcgcttatTATGAGTGCTAATGGCGGAGCCCTgttagagagatcgcaggggggtcccagcggtcggaccccctgcacttatcccctaccttgtagatcggggataagtgtatattgcgctgcagttgtcctttaagtcttAGACACAGGGAGAGAAGCATGCTGCTGCTAGCTTCACTCCCCGCTCATCTTCAAATGCTCAGACATGTCAGGAGTTTTAAATTCCAGGTACACTTCAGGAAACTTCTAGACTCTGCATTGGGCTTCAGTAACTTGAATACCAGCCTACGGACACATTTGACATACGTGTGAACTTTTCCTAAGAACGCGTGACAAAAGTGCACCATTTTCACAACCAGGTtgtagttgtatttttgcaacagctggaggcactacggtttgggaaaaaactgctgtAGAGGGACAGTTACAAGCAGAGGAAAGGGTTCACTGTATAGGCATGTGCTAGGACATGgtttggctgtctggccatgctgagagttgtagttctggaatagctagaggcaccctggttggaaaacactggcttaaaggggtactctactggaaacattttttctaaatcaactggtgccagaaacaaaaGCAAATGACCAGGGAgacaggagtttgtctggcgcagagaggaaccatcagacagccaagtaaaatcaatggatttattagatgcaacgcgttttgctgcgcatgcgcagcttcatcaggcatgatgaagctgcgcatgcgcagcgaaacgcgttgcatctaataaatccattgattttacttggctgtctgatggttcctctctgcgccagacaaactcctgtctccctggtcattcgcttttgattctactcttacccaggagggctgcagtggaccttcttccatatctcttctgctcttaaccttgttgtgtgtgggcgcacaaccaacttcggtaagcggcttgggaatcaccttcccctatccccacctgcaagatctactgatcccgcacatgaggcgccttcccttcctttctctagaactggtgccagaaagtgaaacagatttgtaaattcctttctatttaaaaatcttaatccttccagtactaagctgctgttatgatccacaggaagttgtttttgaatttctctctttatgaccacagtgctctctgctgacacctctgtccattttaggaactttccaggactagaagcaaatcccataaaaatcctatcctgctctggacattgctctctgctgacacctctgtccatatcaaactgtccagagtaggagaggtttgttatgtggatttgcttctactctggaaagttcctaaaatggatagagatgtcagcagagagcactgtggtcaaataaAAGGAAatgacttccagtacttattagctgctgtgatccacaggaaggattaagacttaaatagaagtaaatttacatatctgtaactttctgaaactagttgattttttttaagaagaaatgttttccagtggagtacccctttaaggtaaacatTGCCTAATGCAAGATCAGATGACTAATACTTGACCTCAAATCAACATGGAAAGGCCAAGACCCACTATTTCTCCTGCAGGGGGGACTTACCTGGTTATTAAAATATTCACAAATCCTTTATCTACATGAAGTTTAGGAGAGATGTTATCCTTGATCCACTTGTAGATGGTCTGTGGAGAAGGATCCATCTGGATTTGTTTCAGCAACTCCTTCTCCAGTTTCATCAGTGGAAACAGGAAGCTCAGACCCTTTCCTTCTAGGATCTCCAGCATTCGGTCCTTGTTCTGGTCGATTTCTAGGAGAGGAAGGAGGAACATTGGTTAATCTTCTAGAAAATGTGGGTTTGTTACACTTGCGGGCAGTTTGGCCATTGCGGCCaaactaggactgtatccaccttttccagcccaccagagcacctgaaagatgaactaatttatgcaggataagtcagcgaCCACCGAGCTGataagttagtgacgaatcgaatttactgcaagtttgcTCAGCTCTACTTAAcagcattaaaaataaataaaaaaaataaatgaaaaagtgcATGTAGTTGTGAGTTGTAGTGTCCAGTGTATTCGCCCACATTGTAAGATGCTGTATCTTTGGTGTGGAGATTTAATATCAGATTTACTTTGGCTGAGACACTACTACATTCCATGAAATCCCTCTATGTAGTTGAGTGATTGGGCACGCTATAACTCcattatactaccatcctaaCACTAGTCACTTTTCTCACCTGGTAACATTTTCTGCATGTTCACTTTGCTCTGCTGGAACAGCTCCGTCAGCCATTCCCGATCTTTAAGCTTGGCCAGTtgctgaaggcagaggaggaaCAAAGGAAAATGGGTGCCATTTTCCATGGGCTGAGCCAGTTCTGAAATGCTCACTAGGTCAGCGATTATGGCACGAGCTGCAAATTGTGCCAGGTAAGATTTCACCAGGGGTATGTCCGCCTCCAGCTTTGGGCACTGGTCCAGAACATTTAGGAAAGCCTGTAGAGGGGgagaaaagtataaaaaaaaaaaaacactttagggaCAGGTTCAGACAATACGATCATATTTGAATCCATACGGAACTGAGCCCGACGGAAAGCAACATTGATCTCTGCGATTTCAGTCTGGGCAATAAGATCCACTGCCAGCAGATGGAGGACACTTTACCTGCATGAAGTTGTCACTGGTGGCCACCCCCTCCTGCCGCAAGACACCgatcagagagctggcacgctcCTTGTCTTCATCAGACCGATCTAGTGACTGGAGGACGATCCTACTGATCATTTCTGGGATGAAGTGTTTGGGAGCCCTCATTTCTTTCACACTGTTTATGGCATCAGCAGCATTTCCATTGTTCAAGTACTCGGTCACAAACGCTTCCTAAAATGAGAAACAGTCCATGAAGAGTTGTACCATTTCGACTTTTTTCCACCCCTAAATGGTATGCAACTTATGTTAAAAGAAGTTGTCCTATCAGTTTTGTTGCAAGCACTGCAGAGCCCCACTTTAAGACTCCCGCAGGTGTGTAAACGTAGCTTGGAAGGGATAAGACATTGGTACAATTAAAAAACCAAAGTtgatcaaagtaaaaaaaaaaaaataataataaattgcgTTACTTTCTAACCACCTTTGGCAGCTGCAAAGAGGCCAGGAAACGGAGGTTAAAAGATGGGAACCACCATTTAATTAACATGAGGCTGCAAATGACACCTCATGAATaaggcatttaaagggttaagccCAGAGAAtttaaaccagggtgcctccatctgttgcaaaactcccagcatgcccagacagcttttggcttcaggtatgctgggctttgtagttttgcaacagctagaagcatCCTGGTTGGTAAAAACTGGGTTAGGCGACCAAACAATTCATATTGGGATCGTGTTCAGATGCATCAGCGTTTGCTCTGAAGACGTAGTGCAGTTTATTCgcagaggaaaaataaataaaccaacactGCAGGGATTTGCATCTAGTGCATGATTATTCTGCTGAACTTCTACTATGGATTTTGCTCacttaaaatgtttaaaattaaaGCCTGCGGGGAAATATTTCACTGAGTATTTGCATCAAACCCATGgttaggaaaaataaaataaaatgttatagctaaagaaaataaaaatgtataatctaattctataaataaaaatgtttaatatagTTATATATTCACAAATCATCTGAAACCGGTTGATAATTCCTGTCAAAGTTAATGGAAAAACCAGTGCGACACGATTCATCCAATCAAGACAACGCAATCCAACGGATCCTACTGTAAGTCAATAGGGGCCATAAGGCAATGTTTGGGTCACTAAATGGCTCTGGCACCGCTGTCATGTTTTATTGTGGTGTAAACAGAGCgtaaggagttgtagttcctaCAGTCTTTTCCAAAtactgtccctccagctgttgcaaaaatacaactcccagcatgcccggacagccaaaggctgtccgggcatgctgggagttgttttttgcaacagctggagacaaacttGGGAAAACCGTGCCCTATATGAGTTTTTATTAAATATATGAATTAATTTTTCAGCTATGTCATTTTGGACTTTGTATGAAGCTGAAGTTTCTGAACATGGCGACAGCCTTCACCCCGTACACTTACAGTAAGTTTTAGGAGCTCCTCTTTCGATGGTGGAGGCTTCTTTATGGTCTTCGCGGGCTTTTCTTGGATGGGCGGTGGATTTGTTTTCAGGCCGAGCTGAGGAGTCTGTCCCATGGGTGGCGTTTGCGTACGAGGGGGCATCATGCTCATCTGCGGCTGGAGCTTTGGCACTTGGTTCTTATTCATTAGGAAAGACTGAGCTGGTCTCAGGCTGATCTAAATAGTCAAAAGTTTGGGGAGATTTTATGACTATAGAAAGTGACAGAAGTATAAGAAAAAATGGTCAGGAATGCCCCTCATATCTCATAATCTTTCTCAAAGGACACTGGATACTCCAGAAGAAGGAGAAAGCGGTAAAGATTGGGGGAAGGGAGAGGAagacaggtaaaggaggaaggagGAGATGGGAGACAGGTGGAGGTGCCAGTTTCTGTCCTCGTAATAACGCGTCTTTTCTTAATCATTGGGCATTATCTCCAGTCCCATTTGTCGCTGGGTACAAACCTCATCTGCGTTAAGCTGCCCCTTTTTAATGAACCGGGGAGGCATATCCTTTGATTGGCCTTGTTGAGATAAGAGCCCCTGACTCTGGTACATCTGACCTTGGCCCTAGGAGGAAAAACAGTTTATATACATTAATTGTGAAGAGTTAAAGGGTTATTATAGgaaaaatatatatcaactggctccagaaagttaaaagatttgtaagttacttctattaaatcttaatccttccattaattatcagctgttgaagtagagttcttttctgtctggcaacagtgctctctgcttgtctcgggaactgcacagagtagaagaggtttgctatggggatttgcttctactctggacagttcccaagaaagGTATCAGAGATCAcatagacagaagagaacaactcaaccttcagcagctcataagtactgaaaagattaagatttaatataagtaatttacaaatccatttaactttcCTGAATAACCCATTGAAGGATAAAGCAACATATTGTTAATAGCCACGaagccataaaggggtactccactggaaatgtataaattttttgtttttatcaactggtgccagaaaattaacagatttgtgaatttcttctatttaaaaaatcttaatccttccagtacttagctgctgtatgtttcagaggaaggtctcttttttgaatttcccttctgtctgaccacagtgctctctgctgagagctctgttcatgtcaggaactgtctggagtgggagcaaacctctcctactccggaaagttcctaaaatggacagaggtgaaagcagggagcactgtggtcagacaaaggaaattcaaagagaaaaaaaggggagtacccctttaatcaaaatcCAATGTCCAAGTATACTTCTGGATGCACTGTATACTCTGTTACTGAGCagcagtaattgtacaaattatgGTCCCTATTTAACAATAAGATTGCAACACCTTACCTGGCTTTTCATGAACGGTTTGCCTCCGATTTCACCGAACTGGGACTGtacaggaggtatgatgtgcccACCATGACCATTGAACAGCTGATTTGAGCGATGACGTCCCATGGTTGGCGAGAACCTGTCCTGTATAACCCCTGGACCAGTACCAATTCCACTGCCTGCAggatggacaaagatgtcagtaaGAATTAAGCAAGAGAAATTAgacatcacttaaaggggtactctgcccctagacatcttatcccctatgcaaaggataggggataagatgtctgattacgggggtcccgccactgcagACGTTGCTCCGCATCAGATGacgggctcgtgacgtcataccctgcccctcaatacaagtctatgagagggggcgttgcATAGAATTGCATTGTGGGGGTGGGGTGTAACCTCAagaggggcagggccgtgacatcacgagcctccgggccCTGCATCACAAgtcagacacggagcgaagtttgccccGGGCACCAGATGacatgggtgctgcaggagagatcgcgggggtccccagcacgatcagacatcttatccccttatcctttggataggggaaaagatgtctaggggcggagtaacccttaaaACCTTATGAAAAGTCAATGACATGAGAAAAGTTTTTAATTGGCGTGCGTGTGGGGAGGGTTGTCTGGATGCTGAAAGCAGAGCTGTTTTTAGCAAGCGCTTTTTTTGCAGATTAATTGTCCATTCTGATCCTGCTAAATGGACACCTTCAAAATCAAGGTTGTTCATCCGGCAGAGTTTACTGGACTTGAACGGAGCCTCCTACACAGAAGTGAATGGGGCACCAGATTCTGTAGAACAAAATTTGAAAAGTTCCTCACCTGGCATCTGCCTAAACATGTCAGCAAGTCCTCCAAGAGGGTCCCTGTCAAGCTTCATTCTTGGTGGCATAAATGGTCCTTCCAAAAAGAAGTCAGTTCGCATCCCTTGACCCATAGGAGCAGGAATAAACACTCCTAGATCCTACAAAGAAATAAAGACACATTAAAGCTGATAAGAATCCACAAGATCCCAAAACCGTCTGCACATGATGGTCGCTGTCCAATCAAATGTTGTAGAAATAGATTGATAAGGCCACTTACTTTCACTGCATCTTGGCGGATTTGATTGATAGTCTTTGGTCCATTGTCAATGAAAGCTTTGCGAGGAACCCAACCGTTTTCTCGCAACTCCACAGTATCCTAGAgagacaggtataaggctatagcagtgtttcccaaacagatgtagtaaaactacaactcccagcatgcctggacagccagaggctgtccaggcattctgggagttgtagttttgcaaattaatttattattattattatttttttttaaacaaacaaaactTACTTGCAGCAGGAAACGAATCCTTGCTGGCAAATCCTTACTACACTTCAAGGCGCACATCCGGGCAAAGTACTGATCCATTAAGGACTAGATGGGAAAGAAAATGGTAAATTAGGACTCCTAGACGTTTGATGGTAACCTTTATACACACAATGCTATTGTCGGACGTCCCATTGCAAGAGAATGGAACGGATGCCAAGCAGGCATAAATAAGACACCCCCCACACAAACATGGGTCAGAAAGGGACAATTTTATGAAGTTAATTTTCTTATGAAAAAAAGTCATGTACATACCTTGGCTTTTTCATGGTCTAATCTAGGCCCCACAGTCCTCATTATCTGACAGAGACACTCCAAATCCTCTCCCATGTCTTTAAGTTGGACCCTCTTTTTCTTTTCCAAAagcttaagaaaaaaaataaaaatgcaggtGAACAGACTAGAACATATA
The sequence above is a segment of the Hyla sarda isolate aHylSar1 chromosome 6, aHylSar1.hap1, whole genome shotgun sequence genome. Coding sequences within it:
- the EIF4G2 gene encoding eukaryotic translation initiation factor 4 gamma 2, translated to MQRALVGADSAGCAPITHSDPAARKRCEYLGKTPGPGVQRWIPSRSTRRDVNSSNNSANNTAHTSASEKERHDAIFRKVRGILNKLAPEKFDKLCLELLNVGVDTKLILKGVILLIVDKALEEPKYSSLYAQLCLRLAEDAPNFDGLPNEGPPGQKQSTTFRRLLISKLQDEFENRSKNVDLYDKRDGPLLPEEEEQRAIAKIKMLGNIKFIGELGKLDLIHESILHKCIKTLLEKKKRVQLKDMGEDLECLCQIMRTVGPRLDHEKAKSLMDQYFARMCALKCSKDLPARIRFLLQDTVELRENGWVPRKAFIDNGPKTINQIRQDAVKDLGVFIPAPMGQGMRTDFFLEGPFMPPRMKLDRDPLGGLADMFRQMPGSGIGTGPGVIQDRFSPTMGRHRSNQLFNGHGGHIIPPVQSQFGEIGGKPFMKSQGQGQMYQSQGLLSQQGQSKDMPPRFIKKGQLNADEISLRPAQSFLMNKNQVPKLQPQMSMMPPRTQTPPMGQTPQLGLKTNPPPIQEKPAKTIKKPPPSKEELLKLTEAFVTEYLNNGNAADAINSVKEMRAPKHFIPEMISRIVLQSLDRSDEDKERASSLIGVLRQEGVATSDNFMQAFLNVLDQCPKLEADIPLVKSYLAQFAARAIIADLVSISELAQPMENGTHFPLFLLCLQQLAKLKDREWLTELFQQSKVNMQKMLPEIDQNKDRMLEILEGKGLSFLFPLMKLEKELLKQIQMDPSPQTIYKWIKDNISPKLHVDKGFVNILITSFLQYISHEVCPTDDAEQTAAPSKEQLDLEKQLLLSFKPVMQKFLHDHVDLQVSALYALQVHCYSKNFPKGMLLRFFVHFYDMEILEEEAFLAWKEDITQEFPGKGKALFQVNQWLTWLETAEEEESEEEAD